In a single window of the Acipenser ruthenus chromosome 8, fAciRut3.2 maternal haplotype, whole genome shotgun sequence genome:
- the LOC117407466 gene encoding 5-hydroxytryptamine receptor 2A-like: MSFLAENRNTLNVTTVSFIPLNLDLKLFKQDSLLGKANVSHTCNRTMNAENLSDLSCADSLAPQCFSLVSVTDKNWPALLIVIVIILTIAGNILVIMAVSLEKKLQNATNYFLMSLAITDMLLGFLVMPVSMLTILYGYAWPLPSQLCPIWIYLDVLFSTASIMHLCAISLDRYIAIRNPIHHSRFNSRTKAFMKIIAVWTISVGISMPVPVFGLQDKYKFVKDGSCFLTDDNFVLVGSFVAFFIPLTIMVVTYFLTIRALQNEATMCLDELVPKTKWTSFSFLQQSSLSSEKLFRRSLSKDFGVCGRRTIQSISNEQKASKVLGIVFFLFVIMWCPFFVTNVLAVICKDTCNTCVIGGLLNVFVWIGYLSSAVNPLVYTLFNKTYRSAFSRYIKCQYKEEKKPLQLILVNTLPPLAYNSTQLQLGDMNTLRNGSRMESKDYSVVSFGVHHFNSSKPNAGQVTEKMSCV; encoded by the exons ATGAGCTTCTTAGCCGAAAACAGGAACACCTTGAATGTGACGACCGTTTCTTTCATCCCGCTGAACCTTGATCTCAAACTGTTCAAACAGGACTCTCTGCTGGGGAAAGCTAACGTATCACACACCTGTAACAGGACCATGAATGCTGAGAACCTCTCAGACCTGTCCTGCGCCGACAGCCTTGCACCACAGTGCTTTTCATTAGTCTCTGTCACGGATAAGAACTGGCCAGCCCTGCTCATTGTGATTGTGATCATCTTAACTATCGCTGGCAACATCCTAGTGATTATGGCTGTCTCCCTGGAGAAGAAACTACAGAATGCCACCAATTATTTCTTGATGTCTCTTGCCATCACTGATATGTTGCTGGGCTTTCTGGTCATGCCTGTCTCCATGCTCACAATACTCTACG GATATGCTTGGCCCCTGCCTTCACAACTGTGTCCCATCTGGATTTACTTGGACGTGCTGTTCTCCACTGCATCCATCATGCATCTGTGTGCTATCTCCCTGGATCGGTACATTGCCATAAGAAACCCAATTCATCACAGCCGTTTCAACTCAAGAACTAAGGCCTTCATGAAAATAATAGCTGTTTGGACTATATCTGTCG GGATATCTATGCCTGTTCCGGTTTTCGGCCTGCAGGATAAATACAAATTTGTCAAGGATGGCAGCTGCTTTCTCACTGATGACAACTTTGTTCTGGTGGGTTCCTTTGTGGCCTTCTTCATCCCATTGACCATCATGGTGGTGACCTACTTCTTGACAATCAGGGCTCTGCAGAACGAAGCGACCATGTGCTTGGATGAACTGGTTCCCAAAACCAAATGGACATCCTTCAGTTTCCTCCAGCAGAGCTCCTTGTCCTCTGAAAAACTGTTCCGCAGGTCTCTGAGCAAAGACTTTGGCGTTTGCGGACGACGGACCATACAGTCCATCAGCAATGAGCAAAAGGCGTCCAAGGTTCTTGGGATTGTCTTCTTTTTGTTTGTGATCATGTGGTGCCCGTTCTTTGTTACCAATGTGCTGGCCGTAATCTGTAAGGACACCTGCAACACTTGTGTAATTGGCGGGTTGCTCAATGTATTTGTGTGGATCGGTTACCTGTCTTCTGCAGTCAACCCCCTTGTGTATACGCTGTTTAACAAGACATATCGTTCAGCATTCTCGCGCTACATCAAGTGTCAGTACAAGGAAGAGAAGAAGCCACTGCAGCTCATTTTGGTCAACACTCTTCCACCTCTGGCCTACAACTCCACTCAGCTCCAGCTGGGAGACATGAACACGCTGAGAAACGGCAGCCGGATGGAAAGCAAAGACTATTCTGTTGTTTCCTTTGGGGTTCATCATTTTAATAGTTCTAAACCCAATGCCGGTCAGGTGACTGAGAAAATGAGCTGCGTGTAA